From the genome of Gemmatimonas phototrophica, one region includes:
- a CDS encoding peptidase domain-containing ABC transporter, which yields MSAQSTRVNQLISESLGLDVEQSRWRALTRQVSAQDPLSERLRSIGGAVDIGYLDRSLSPAEIRSAIDQKQLPLVLLCSNGEDAIVLRSGEGKIGVTAHVVTRDGTETVVADTPDQLTEEVVRRLGHASNIPALAPMALRSATAARGDGAPHSPIGLAHDHHGDEHRSPVDRTFALMAREKREILTVFFYATLAGGLSLILPLAVGGIVQLVQGRLFLQPVVVLISFVVLGTIVAGVLQIGILKVVERIQQRVFARMALEFAFRVPRMKYSASLEQNLPEQMNRLFEAVAIQKGVQKLLIDVPTALLTVMFGLILLTVYSPWFSLFAVAVLFILYLIIRWTGPEGLQTSIVESKYKYKAVHWLEEIARAFHAFKYAGDSTLPVERMDDVITGYLKYRKKHFAVLVKQTIALIGFKTFITAAVLIIGATLVQTNRLLLGQFVAAEVVIVTVLAGVEKLITSLATVYDVLTSVDKSGHVADLPLEGRGGLAPLHTPGTGVSIETRDLSYRYPGAATTIVNGVTLRILPGERVGIMGVDGSGRSTLLKLLAGLVDDYDGTIRFDGITLRDIDRPALRSRIGQMLSWTDLFDGTIEENVSVGRAHITPRDVQEALEDLQLTDEIQHLPQGIQTELTNSARNLPAHLANKLLVAQGIVGKPRLVVFDDFFQNLDAASRSLIIRLLTNRERPWTVLAVSHDPMLLSAFDRVIVVHEGQVVREGRFEALRSDPICQMLMHDFVHESPKTSGD from the coding sequence ATGTCGGCTCAATCAACCCGCGTTAATCAACTCATCTCTGAATCGCTCGGACTGGATGTCGAGCAGTCACGCTGGCGCGCGTTGACGCGTCAGGTTTCGGCTCAGGATCCGCTGTCCGAACGCCTGCGTTCCATTGGGGGCGCCGTTGATATCGGCTATCTCGACCGGTCGCTGTCGCCGGCCGAGATCCGCTCGGCGATTGATCAGAAGCAGTTGCCCCTCGTGCTGCTGTGCAGCAATGGTGAGGATGCCATTGTGTTGCGTAGCGGTGAGGGGAAGATCGGCGTCACGGCGCACGTGGTCACGCGCGACGGTACCGAGACGGTGGTCGCAGATACCCCTGACCAGCTCACCGAAGAGGTCGTGCGTCGCCTGGGGCATGCGTCGAACATTCCGGCGTTGGCGCCCATGGCGTTACGGTCGGCCACCGCGGCCCGTGGTGACGGGGCGCCGCACAGCCCGATCGGCCTGGCGCACGATCATCATGGGGATGAGCATCGCTCCCCGGTCGATCGGACCTTCGCGCTCATGGCGCGCGAGAAGCGGGAGATTCTCACGGTCTTCTTCTACGCGACTCTGGCCGGTGGGTTGAGTCTCATTCTGCCGCTCGCCGTTGGCGGCATTGTCCAGCTGGTGCAGGGGCGCCTGTTTCTGCAACCCGTAGTCGTTCTGATTTCGTTTGTGGTGCTGGGAACGATTGTGGCGGGCGTGCTGCAGATCGGCATTCTCAAGGTGGTGGAGCGCATCCAGCAGCGTGTCTTCGCACGCATGGCGCTCGAGTTTGCCTTTCGCGTGCCGCGCATGAAGTACTCGGCATCGTTGGAGCAGAATCTGCCGGAGCAGATGAATCGACTGTTTGAAGCCGTTGCCATTCAAAAGGGCGTGCAGAAGCTGCTAATCGATGTGCCCACGGCGCTGCTGACGGTCATGTTCGGCCTCATTCTGCTCACCGTGTACAGCCCGTGGTTCTCGCTGTTTGCCGTGGCGGTGCTCTTCATCCTGTATCTGATCATCCGCTGGACGGGCCCGGAAGGGCTGCAGACGTCGATTGTGGAGTCGAAGTACAAGTACAAGGCCGTGCACTGGCTCGAGGAGATTGCCCGCGCGTTTCATGCCTTCAAGTACGCCGGCGATTCAACGCTGCCGGTGGAGCGCATGGATGACGTGATCACGGGCTATTTGAAGTACCGCAAAAAACACTTCGCCGTGCTGGTGAAGCAGACCATTGCGCTCATTGGCTTCAAGACCTTCATCACCGCCGCGGTGCTGATCATCGGGGCCACGCTGGTGCAGACCAACCGTCTGCTGCTGGGGCAATTCGTGGCCGCCGAAGTGGTTATCGTGACCGTGCTGGCGGGCGTGGAAAAGCTGATCACCAGCCTGGCCACGGTGTATGATGTCCTCACCTCCGTCGACAAATCCGGGCACGTGGCGGATCTGCCGTTGGAAGGGCGTGGCGGGCTGGCCCCGCTGCACACCCCAGGCACGGGCGTGTCCATTGAGACCCGTGATCTGTCGTACCGTTATCCGGGAGCCGCCACGACCATCGTGAATGGCGTGACGCTGCGCATTCTGCCGGGCGAGCGGGTGGGGATCATGGGCGTGGATGGTTCCGGGCGGAGTACGCTGCTCAAACTGCTGGCCGGTTTGGTGGACGACTACGACGGCACGATCCGTTTCGATGGCATCACGCTGCGTGACATTGACCGTCCGGCGTTGCGGTCCCGTATCGGCCAGATGTTGTCATGGACCGATCTGTTTGATGGCACGATTGAAGAAAACGTGAGCGTGGGCCGCGCCCATATCACGCCGCGGGACGTGCAGGAGGCGCTCGAGGACCTGCAGCTTACCGACGAAATTCAGCATCTGCCGCAGGGCATTCAGACCGAGCTGACGAACAGTGCGCGCAACCTCCCGGCGCATCTGGCCAACAAGCTGCTGGTGGCGCAGGGCATCGTGGGCAAACCCCGACTGGTCGTCTTCGACGATTTCTTCCAGAACCTCGATGCCGCGTCGCGCTCGCTCATCATTCGTCTGCTGACGAATCGCGAACGCCCCTGGACGGTCCTGGCCGTGTCGCACGACCCGATGCTGCTGTCCGCATTTGACCGGGTGATTGTGGTGCACGAAGGCCAGGTGGTGCGCGAAGGGCGCTTTGAAGCCCTGCGCAGCGATCCCATCTGCCAGATGCTCATGCACGATTTTGTGCACGAATCCCCCAAGACCAGCGGAGACTGA
- a CDS encoding HlyD family secretion protein, whose amino-acid sequence MATSDIDIERELKNLPLETTTLLGKADSGRIVSRWLIGIIVVLVLILFLPWQQNVQGTGNITALSPSDRPQQLQTRIDGRIEAWYVAEGQYVKKGDSIVLISEIKEEYLNPNVLSLTQQQQDAKQSAIGEKLNKATALEQLITQLEQQREFKLQQTRNKLLQYQAEVRQATLEDSVARDQLRRRERLFRDTLGLVSVNDLQTFQVRVQSAAAKLVEKQQMLAITQTDIESIPAEYGEKIAKASSDRAATLSEVSEGRSEVAKLKDKVGSITIRNGFYVIKAPQDGYVVRATRAGQGEIVKSGEPIVTVQPARPSKAVELYVRPMDVALLKPGRHVRVFFDGWPALQISGWPQVAVGTFGAQVAVIDQFPSSDGRFRVLLVPDTTHDEPWPAQLRLGTGAEGWAMLDNVTVGWEIWRQLNGFPLSIKPGDALPGEAVAGDKGKGDGGKK is encoded by the coding sequence ATGGCCACCTCCGATATCGATATCGAACGCGAGCTCAAGAACCTTCCGCTCGAAACCACCACGTTGCTCGGCAAAGCCGACAGCGGCCGGATTGTGTCACGGTGGCTCATTGGCATCATCGTCGTCCTCGTGCTCATCCTGTTCCTGCCGTGGCAGCAGAACGTGCAGGGCACAGGGAACATCACGGCGCTCAGTCCGTCCGACCGTCCGCAGCAGTTGCAAACCCGGATCGATGGTCGGATTGAGGCGTGGTATGTGGCCGAAGGGCAGTACGTCAAAAAGGGCGACTCCATCGTCCTCATTTCGGAAATCAAGGAGGAGTACCTCAATCCGAATGTGCTGTCGCTGACACAGCAGCAGCAGGATGCCAAGCAGAGCGCCATTGGCGAGAAGCTCAACAAGGCCACGGCGCTGGAGCAGCTGATTACGCAGTTGGAGCAGCAGCGCGAATTCAAGCTGCAACAGACGCGCAACAAGCTGCTGCAGTATCAGGCGGAAGTCCGGCAGGCGACCCTTGAGGACTCGGTGGCGCGGGATCAGTTGCGCCGTCGCGAGCGGCTCTTCCGGGATACGCTGGGATTGGTCTCGGTGAACGACCTGCAGACGTTTCAGGTGCGCGTGCAGTCCGCGGCCGCCAAGCTGGTCGAGAAGCAGCAGATGCTGGCCATTACCCAGACGGACATCGAAAGCATTCCGGCCGAATACGGTGAAAAAATTGCCAAGGCGAGTTCGGATCGGGCTGCCACACTCTCCGAGGTCAGTGAAGGGCGTTCGGAGGTGGCGAAACTGAAGGACAAGGTCGGGTCGATCACCATTCGCAACGGGTTCTACGTGATCAAGGCCCCACAGGATGGCTATGTGGTGCGGGCCACGCGTGCCGGCCAGGGCGAAATCGTGAAGTCGGGAGAGCCCATTGTCACGGTGCAGCCTGCCCGTCCCAGCAAGGCGGTCGAGTTGTACGTGCGCCCGATGGACGTGGCGCTGCTCAAGCCGGGTCGCCATGTCCGCGTATTCTTTGACGGCTGGCCAGCGCTTCAGATCTCCGGGTGGCCGCAGGTGGCGGTTGGCACCTTTGGTGCGCAGGTGGCCGTCATCGACCAGTTCCCGAGTTCCGACGGTCGTTTCCGCGTCTTGCTGGTGCCGGACACGACCCATGATGAGCCGTGGCCGGCGCAATTGCGTCTTGGCACCGGTGCGGAAGGGTGGGCCATGTTGGACAACGTGACGGTGGGTTGGGAAATCTGGCGTCAGTTGAATGGCTTCCCGCTGTCGATCAAGCCGGGGGATGCGTTGCCGGGCGAAGCGGTGGCGGGTGACAAGGGCAAGGGTGATGGAGGGAAGAAGTGA
- a CDS encoding TolC family protein — MRRLVYAAFLPPLLLLDVRPLPGQGTPPRDSARLRTSALVGTVVDTVGMPFPFPAFVDVVLANHPVAAQARLVAEQARAELRQAWGAFDPKLVATWDQKRFGGTEYFKYFDAEMKIPLPIGADVTLAFDRTMGRYFNPDRRTTGNGTFSAGISLPLGQRIITDERRTALQQARAARDAGDAERIGILNKLLFSAAKDYGVWYETWRRRAIAQEGEALADFRLQAVRQRVANGESAPIDTIEALLELQRRQVTRYETDASFYVSTLNLTAYVWDSEGRPAALPGDAKPVLDGVGRGGLDSTRLDALIDVATRRNPDLLKVQAKVKQAEAERLLATQGMIPLAEAKLAGLAERGGDDAFFDRSRLDNNYKAGLSVSTPLLFLKETGKFAATGAKLEFQQYERDRLRRDIEFDARAAIFDLANLERLLERQSANVRNARLLRDAEQIRFENGESTLLILNLRERLVLDEAGKLAALEGKVAAARGALALATGDRTLLTIPR, encoded by the coding sequence ATGAGGCGGCTTGTCTACGCCGCCTTCCTTCCGCCACTGCTTCTTCTCGATGTTCGCCCCCTGCCGGGTCAGGGTACGCCCCCGCGCGATAGTGCGCGGCTGCGCACCAGCGCCCTCGTCGGGACCGTGGTGGACACGGTCGGGATGCCGTTTCCCTTTCCCGCGTTCGTTGATGTGGTGCTGGCCAATCATCCGGTAGCCGCTCAGGCTCGCCTGGTGGCCGAACAGGCGCGGGCGGAATTGCGACAGGCGTGGGGGGCCTTTGACCCCAAGCTGGTGGCAACGTGGGATCAGAAGCGCTTTGGCGGCACCGAGTACTTCAAGTACTTCGATGCGGAGATGAAGATTCCGCTTCCCATCGGGGCCGATGTGACGCTCGCCTTCGATCGTACGATGGGCCGCTATTTCAATCCGGATCGTCGCACCACCGGCAACGGCACCTTTTCGGCAGGGATCTCGCTGCCGCTGGGCCAACGCATCATTACCGATGAACGGCGGACGGCGCTGCAACAGGCTCGGGCAGCCCGAGACGCCGGTGACGCCGAGCGCATCGGGATTCTGAACAAACTCCTGTTTTCGGCGGCCAAAGACTACGGCGTCTGGTACGAAACGTGGCGACGTCGGGCAATCGCTCAGGAAGGGGAGGCGCTCGCGGACTTCCGGCTCCAGGCCGTACGACAGCGGGTGGCCAACGGCGAAAGTGCGCCAATCGATACCATCGAAGCGCTGCTGGAGCTGCAGCGTCGCCAGGTGACCCGCTACGAGACCGATGCCTCGTTTTACGTGTCGACGCTGAACCTCACGGCGTATGTGTGGGACAGCGAGGGTCGGCCAGCGGCCCTGCCCGGAGATGCCAAACCGGTGCTGGACGGTGTAGGACGTGGCGGGCTCGACTCCACCCGTCTTGATGCCCTGATCGACGTTGCCACCCGCCGCAATCCGGACCTGCTCAAGGTGCAGGCCAAGGTGAAGCAGGCGGAGGCGGAGCGTCTGCTGGCCACGCAAGGCATGATTCCGCTGGCCGAAGCCAAACTGGCCGGCTTGGCGGAGCGCGGTGGTGACGACGCATTCTTTGACCGTTCACGTCTGGACAACAACTACAAGGCGGGGTTGTCGGTCAGCACGCCGTTGTTGTTCCTCAAGGAAACCGGAAAATTTGCGGCCACCGGGGCAAAACTCGAGTTCCAGCAATACGAGCGCGATCGTTTGCGGCGGGACATCGAGTTTGATGCGCGGGCGGCCATTTTCGACCTCGCCAATCTGGAGCGGCTGCTGGAGCGCCAGTCGGCGAACGTACGCAATGCGCGTCTCTTGCGGGATGCTGAGCAGATCCGGTTTGAGAACGGCGAAAGCACCCTGCTGATTCTGAATCTGCGGGAGCGCCTGGTGCTGGACGAGGCCGGCAAGCTGGCGGCGCTCGAGGGGAAGGTTGCGGCGGCCCGGGGGGCTCTGGCATTGGCAACCGGCGACCGAACGCTCCTGACAATTCCGCGCTAA
- a CDS encoding CPXCG motif-containing cysteine-rich protein: MADKYFDEDPEFSGELDEDFNDDALLDDDEDDEADGDGVADLSGLVHCPYCGESVEISLDPGSGANQQYIEDCQVCCRPWLVSVSYDEDGTAHVFVDASDDHDSDD, from the coding sequence ATGGCTGACAAGTATTTTGACGAAGACCCCGAGTTCTCCGGCGAACTCGATGAAGACTTCAACGACGACGCGTTACTCGATGACGACGAGGATGACGAGGCGGACGGCGACGGCGTGGCCGATCTGTCCGGCCTCGTCCACTGTCCGTATTGTGGCGAGTCGGTAGAGATCTCCCTCGACCCCGGATCCGGGGCCAACCAACAGTACATCGAAGACTGTCAGGTGTGCTGCCGACCGTGGCTGGTGTCGGTGAGCTATGACGAGGATGGGACGGCCCATGTCTTTGTGGACGCCAGCGACGACCACGATAGCGATGACTGA
- a CDS encoding CHAD domain-containing protein: MTDPRTPTADDVRRLLGEALRRPAQEGARLMALHWLHQLVAARELWEASQRNPASDVRGREVETRDVTSDALHKARVALRRLRATLRENDRVLDGAVDRRLLRALSRLGQATNAVRDADVQRAWLETEEERLPEGARDEARRLRAWLDERTSHATEDVGGAFAAYLDPIEDRLFARLGSYQLQRRVGVESTPMPFARHLATRVGRAENRLRRDIGRITDVSSQDAMHGVRIRLKRQRALLAPFARSRPAIGAWFDLATRGQDVLGAIRDADLLARRARKAGLHVLGQALADNVLAHFAVFQQDWCERLDDVMRTMEAAVNSLRGEGMPMSSNGLPMEIERKFLLRSCPPAARTVPPIRIEQGWIPGQALRERLRRSTAPDGSVTCWRTVKLGPAEARVEVEEVTPPEIFDAMWGITRSARVRKDRYVVPHGAHTWEIDVFLDRDLVLAEVELGDVHEAITLPPWLAPYLERDVTGEPAYFNAVLARPES, translated from the coding sequence ATGACTGATCCGCGCACTCCTACGGCAGACGACGTACGCCGTCTGCTTGGAGAGGCGCTCCGTCGTCCGGCCCAGGAAGGCGCACGGCTGATGGCGCTGCACTGGCTGCACCAACTGGTGGCGGCGCGGGAGTTGTGGGAGGCCTCGCAACGGAATCCGGCGAGCGATGTGCGCGGACGTGAGGTTGAGACGCGCGACGTAACCAGCGACGCTCTGCACAAGGCGCGCGTGGCGTTGCGTCGTTTGCGCGCAACCTTGCGTGAGAACGACCGCGTGCTGGATGGCGCGGTGGATCGACGGTTGTTGCGGGCGCTCAGCCGCCTGGGCCAGGCCACCAATGCTGTACGTGATGCCGATGTGCAGCGCGCGTGGCTGGAAACCGAGGAAGAGCGGCTTCCTGAAGGCGCGCGTGACGAAGCGCGGCGCCTGCGGGCGTGGCTGGACGAGCGTACATCGCACGCCACCGAAGATGTGGGCGGCGCGTTTGCCGCCTATCTCGATCCCATCGAAGATCGGTTGTTTGCCCGGCTCGGCAGCTATCAGCTGCAGCGACGTGTGGGTGTGGAATCCACCCCCATGCCGTTCGCGCGACACCTCGCCACGCGCGTTGGGCGCGCCGAGAACCGCCTGCGGCGGGACATTGGACGCATCACGGATGTCTCGTCGCAGGACGCGATGCACGGCGTGCGTATTCGCCTCAAGCGTCAGCGAGCCTTGCTTGCGCCGTTTGCCCGCTCACGCCCGGCCATTGGGGCCTGGTTTGATCTGGCCACGCGAGGGCAGGATGTGCTGGGAGCCATTCGGGACGCCGACCTGCTGGCGCGCCGCGCCCGAAAGGCCGGATTGCACGTGCTCGGTCAGGCCCTTGCGGACAATGTGCTCGCGCACTTTGCCGTGTTTCAGCAGGACTGGTGTGAACGACTGGATGACGTAATGCGCACCATGGAGGCGGCGGTCAACAGTCTGCGGGGCGAAGGGATGCCCATGTCGTCCAACGGCCTGCCCATGGAGATTGAACGCAAGTTTCTATTGCGCAGCTGTCCGCCGGCGGCCCGCACCGTCCCCCCTATACGCATTGAACAGGGGTGGATCCCGGGACAGGCACTACGCGAACGGTTGCGCCGTAGCACAGCGCCCGATGGCAGTGTGACCTGCTGGCGAACGGTAAAGCTGGGGCCTGCCGAGGCACGGGTCGAGGTGGAAGAGGTTACGCCTCCGGAGATCTTTGATGCCATGTGGGGAATCACGCGGAGCGCTCGAGTACGCAAGGATCGTTATGTGGTGCCTCACGGTGCGCACACCTGGGAGATCGACGTTTTCCTCGACCGGGACCTCGTGCTCGCCGAAGTGGAGCTTGGTGATGTGCACGAAGCCATCACGTTGCCACCGTGGCTCGCCCCGTATCTGGAGCGCGATGTGACAGGCGAACCGGCCTACTTCAATGCAGTCCTCGCCCGCCCCGAGTCATAA
- a CDS encoding HDOD domain-containing protein: MLVSLAPLRDRRERVVGYAVSAHPEAVRGEVLGPDEEARQTVDMVPQLSRMVGRSLVVPVTPAVVREGAITRFASVDAVWLVATEALDDPVTRRAVDRLIGAGFHFALHGYPEGEPLPPSLAGSIIVLDAARTAPAALEGRIRSLTAAGLRPLVRGVDDRVTRQRVLAAGVPMIAGRQLTRGAAVAPDRTTEDSILRAITMLAAFSDGRPPDAAFDAFVRDDPHVAASLLKAMASAALGVRGPRSVSHALTMLGRDAIIERLVAVTARLIGEAAQDQELGFAALRRARLCERIGTALDTAPHPRARVVAGLLSTLEFALASPAPVLAQRMALPPQLRDVLDGRAQPLGQLLDVVDAMEYGWWDDMTARCQRLSIRPRVVADAWLDSWKMARDELGLARPDFT; this comes from the coding sequence ATGCTCGTTTCACTGGCGCCATTGCGCGATCGCCGCGAACGCGTGGTGGGGTATGCGGTGAGCGCGCACCCTGAAGCGGTTCGCGGAGAAGTGCTGGGGCCGGACGAAGAAGCGCGCCAGACGGTGGACATGGTGCCGCAACTGAGTCGCATGGTGGGACGCAGCCTCGTGGTGCCGGTCACCCCCGCCGTGGTGCGCGAAGGGGCGATCACTCGCTTTGCCTCGGTGGATGCCGTCTGGCTGGTGGCCACGGAGGCGCTGGACGACCCCGTCACCCGACGCGCTGTTGACCGGTTGATCGGAGCGGGGTTCCACTTTGCTCTGCATGGATATCCGGAAGGCGAACCGCTCCCGCCGTCATTGGCAGGCAGCATCATTGTCCTCGATGCGGCACGGACAGCGCCAGCCGCACTGGAAGGCCGCATTCGGTCGCTGACTGCCGCCGGGCTCCGGCCTTTGGTGCGGGGCGTTGACGATCGCGTCACCCGTCAGCGTGTGCTGGCTGCCGGCGTGCCGATGATTGCAGGAAGACAGCTCACTCGCGGCGCGGCCGTGGCGCCCGATCGCACCACGGAAGACAGCATCCTGCGCGCCATCACGATGCTGGCTGCCTTCAGTGACGGACGGCCCCCCGATGCCGCCTTCGATGCGTTTGTCCGCGACGACCCGCATGTGGCCGCGTCGCTGCTGAAGGCCATGGCCTCGGCCGCCCTCGGCGTGCGCGGGCCGCGCAGCGTCTCCCACGCACTGACGATGCTGGGGCGTGATGCCATTATCGAACGGCTGGTGGCCGTAACGGCACGGCTCATTGGCGAAGCCGCACAGGATCAGGAGTTGGGATTTGCGGCACTGCGGCGGGCCCGCCTGTGCGAGCGCATTGGCACGGCCCTCGATACTGCGCCGCATCCGCGAGCGCGGGTCGTGGCCGGTTTGCTCTCCACGCTGGAATTTGCGCTCGCCAGCCCCGCCCCCGTGCTGGCCCAGCGCATGGCCCTGCCGCCGCAATTGCGCGACGTGCTGGATGGACGGGCGCAGCCCCTGGGGCAGTTGCTGGATGTAGTAGACGCCATGGAGTATGGCTGGTGGGATGACATGACCGCCCGCTGCCAGCGCCTGAGCATTCGCCCCCGCGTGGTGGCGGATGCATGGCTGGACAGCTGGAAAATGGCGCGCGATGAACTCGGGCTGGCCCGTCCAGACTTCACCTAG
- a CDS encoding RNA-binding S4 domain-containing protein: MMMTSRTDEDAPGKVRVDKWLWAARFFKTRALAAEAIDGGKVDVNGDRAKRAKQLQVGDEVRLRQGPVEWVVIVRDVQGRRGSAEIARGLYDETDEGRRKREIVTEQLKSMPTAFSHGDSKPGKRDRRALRRLKGDGG, translated from the coding sequence ATGATGATGACCTCGCGGACTGACGAGGACGCCCCCGGCAAGGTCCGCGTAGACAAGTGGCTCTGGGCTGCGCGCTTCTTCAAGACGCGCGCGTTGGCGGCCGAGGCGATTGACGGCGGCAAGGTTGATGTGAACGGCGATCGTGCGAAGCGCGCCAAACAGCTCCAGGTGGGCGACGAGGTTCGGCTGCGGCAGGGGCCGGTGGAATGGGTCGTGATTGTGCGCGACGTGCAGGGGCGTCGCGGGTCGGCCGAGATTGCGCGTGGGCTGTACGACGAAACCGACGAAGGACGTCGGAAACGCGAAATCGTGACGGAACAGCTGAAGTCGATGCCAACGGCCTTCTCACATGGTGACAGCAAGCCCGGCAAACGGGATCGTCGGGCGCTGCGGCGACTGAAAGGGGACGGCGGTTGA
- a CDS encoding response regulator transcription factor, translating into MRILVIEDDRLVADLMRQVLMDDGYAVDVAPAAEDGQKLALATPYDAIVLDLELPDRNGLSVLQNLRREGTTTPIVVATAHDTTADVVRALDAGADDYLQKPFANEVLAARVRAAIRRGGARSMEKVQVGDLTLHRVNHEVQCQGKPVNLTARQYALLEFLAMRAGETVTRPILLEHVWHLQFDPGSNVVDVHVAQLRKRLRESGSAVDIRTVRGEGYALEVP; encoded by the coding sequence ATGCGGATCCTCGTCATCGAAGATGATCGGCTGGTTGCCGATCTGATGCGCCAGGTATTGATGGACGATGGGTACGCGGTGGACGTAGCGCCGGCCGCGGAAGATGGCCAGAAGCTCGCCCTCGCGACGCCCTACGACGCCATCGTCCTTGATCTCGAACTGCCCGATCGCAACGGGTTGTCGGTACTGCAGAACTTGCGTCGCGAAGGCACCACCACCCCCATTGTGGTCGCCACAGCCCACGACACCACGGCGGATGTGGTGCGCGCCCTGGATGCCGGCGCCGACGATTATCTCCAGAAGCCGTTTGCCAACGAAGTGCTCGCGGCCCGTGTGCGCGCGGCCATTCGTCGTGGTGGTGCACGGTCCATGGAGAAAGTGCAGGTTGGGGATCTCACCCTGCACCGCGTGAACCACGAAGTGCAGTGCCAGGGCAAGCCCGTGAACCTCACGGCGCGTCAGTATGCGCTGCTGGAGTTCCTGGCCATGCGGGCCGGTGAAACCGTCACCCGCCCCATTCTGCTGGAGCACGTGTGGCACTTGCAGTTTGATCCGGGCTCGAACGTCGTGGACGTGCACGTGGCCCAGTTGCGCAAGCGTCTGCGTGAATCGGGGAGCGCCGTGGACATTCGTACGGTGCGCGGCGAAGGCTACGCGCTCGAGGTCCCCTGA
- a CDS encoding RidA family protein translates to MSHHESHESATRHWTPVPLPELPAPAGAYSPGVRTANNSSLLFVSGQTPRNPATGQIEGTTVEEQTRVTLANLERILRAGGASLTDVVSVTVYLADENDWGTFDQVYRTVFSAPFPTRAVVGAQLRGIRVEISAIAAIPSA, encoded by the coding sequence ATGTCACACCACGAATCACACGAATCGGCGACCCGCCACTGGACGCCCGTCCCATTGCCGGAGCTCCCAGCGCCTGCGGGAGCCTACTCTCCCGGCGTGCGCACCGCAAATAATTCGTCACTGCTGTTTGTTTCCGGTCAGACGCCACGCAATCCGGCCACCGGTCAGATTGAAGGGACGACCGTCGAAGAACAGACCCGGGTGACACTCGCGAACCTCGAACGCATTCTGCGCGCCGGTGGCGCCTCGCTTACCGACGTCGTGAGTGTCACGGTCTACCTGGCCGACGAAAACGATTGGGGGACGTTCGATCAGGTGTACCGCACCGTGTTCAGTGCACCATTCCCGACGCGTGCCGTGGTCGGGGCGCAGCTGCGTGGCATCCGCGTCGAGATCTCCGCCATAGCGGCCATTCCTTCGGCATGA
- a CDS encoding alanine racemase, with product MATYLEQLETPVPVVDLDRLAHNLDRMAAYATLHGLRLRPHVKTHKSPRIAAEQLRLGAVGLTCATLREAEVMAEVCDDLFVAYPPVGAARLERLARLPAEVQVTVAADDVHALDALAVAAKLGRRTIDVMVEADLGMHRVGVTSPEKAVAIARHVERSSSLRFAGLQFYPGHIRSHVKDQDAALVQLGRDIAVYTEALTDAGLPPRIVSGGSTPAAWRMHEVPGVNEVRPGTYVYNDRTTAQIGACDWEDCALTVLATVVSISVKGQAVIDAGTKALGREPLRAEGDGYGALLDHPEVVVSRLSEEHGILDLSQTSWRPRLGDQVRVIPNHVCIVVHLFDEIFGVRGHAVETRWPVAARGRASNLELETAPNRPRAV from the coding sequence GTGGCAACGTATCTCGAACAGCTCGAGACGCCGGTTCCGGTCGTGGATCTCGATCGGCTTGCCCACAATCTGGACCGTATGGCGGCATACGCCACCCTGCACGGCCTGCGACTTCGGCCTCACGTCAAAACCCACAAATCCCCGCGCATCGCGGCCGAGCAGTTGCGGCTGGGAGCGGTCGGCCTTACCTGTGCCACACTCCGGGAAGCCGAGGTCATGGCGGAGGTGTGCGACGATCTGTTTGTGGCCTACCCGCCCGTCGGAGCGGCGCGGCTTGAGCGGCTGGCGCGGTTGCCGGCGGAGGTGCAAGTCACGGTGGCGGCGGATGATGTGCACGCGCTCGATGCGCTGGCGGTGGCCGCCAAACTGGGGCGTCGCACCATTGATGTCATGGTCGAAGCGGACCTCGGTATGCACCGGGTGGGCGTAACGTCGCCCGAGAAGGCCGTAGCGATTGCCCGCCATGTGGAACGCTCGTCGTCGCTGCGATTTGCCGGGTTGCAGTTCTACCCCGGGCACATTCGCAGTCACGTCAAGGATCAGGATGCCGCCTTGGTGCAGTTGGGGCGCGATATCGCCGTGTACACGGAGGCGCTCACGGATGCCGGCTTGCCTCCGCGCATCGTGAGCGGTGGCTCCACGCCAGCCGCCTGGCGCATGCACGAGGTACCGGGCGTCAATGAGGTCCGCCCCGGCACGTATGTCTACAATGATCGCACCACGGCCCAGATTGGAGCGTGCGACTGGGAAGACTGCGCACTCACTGTGCTGGCCACGGTGGTCAGCATTTCGGTGAAGGGACAGGCGGTGATTGACGCGGGCACCAAAGCCCTGGGTCGCGAGCCGTTGCGAGCTGAGGGTGACGGCTACGGTGCATTGCTTGATCATCCGGAGGTGGTGGTGTCACGCCTGTCGGAAGAGCATGGCATTCTCGATCTGTCACAGACGTCGTGGCGTCCGCGCCTGGGAGATCAGGTTCGGGTGATCCCCAACCACGTGTGCATCGTGGTGCATCTCTTCGACGAGATCTTCGGCGTGCGTGGACATGCGGTGGAAACTCGCTGGCCCGTGGCCGCGCGTGGACGCGCCTCGAATCTCGAACTTGAAACGGCTCCCAATCGGCCGCGCGCCGTGTAG